Part of the Kamptonema formosum PCC 6407 genome, CTCGGACTGGCAAAGCTTACCCGCTGAAAATCTCTGACATTCCGACAGTCGGAAATCGCGATCGCGGTACGCCGATTATTAGTTTGCTCTCACCTTCAGCTACTAAAGATGTCGCTCCAGGTAATCTTCCAGAAATTGTGGCAGGAATGTTTGTTCTGTCTGAAAATGCTGATGCAACTGACTTGGTAACTTTGACTCAACAAGGAAAAATTAAGCGGTTGCCTCTTTCTGAATTAAGCGATATTACTAATCGTGGTGTGACAGCAGTTAAACTAAAAGATGATGACGAATTGCGCTATGCGATGCTTAGCAAACCGGGAGAACAAGTAGTTTTAGCCACATCTGGGGGGCGACTGTTGCGTTTTGAACTCAATGATGAGCAATTGCCACCAATGGGCCGCGCTGCACAAGGTTCTCAAGCTACGCGACTGCGAAAACAGGAACAGTTAGTTGGCTGCATTACTCTGGCTGCTGATGGCAGTCTGTTACTGGTTTCTGAGTTAGGTTGGGCAAAACGGATGCCTGTAGGTTCTGTGAGGCTAACGGGACGAGGTGAAATTGGCACTCAAGCATTCCATTTCGCAGAGCCTAAGGATGCTCTCGTTGGGATTGTGGCGGCGCTTCCTCGAAAGGAGTTGAAGTTGTTAACTAATAATGGGCGTTTGTTGCGTGTGGGTGTGGAGAAAATTGCTTTCTGGGGTAAAGATGCTCCTGGCGATCGCGCCGTTAATCTCAATCCTAGTGAAAAAATTGTCAAAGTTGTTAGTTGTTAGTTGTTGGTTGTTAGTTGCTAATTGCTAATTGCTAATTGCTAATTGCTAATTGCTAATTGCTAATTGCTAATTGCTAATTGCTGATTAAACGTAAGGTGGGCGCTCGCCTCAACCATCTTCTTCTATGAGTTACAGGCTTGTAGCGGCGAGCGCCCACCCTACAAGCTACTGAATACTAAACTTATGTCTGTTTACATTTTTTTAGAATACCAACTCATCGGTTCTGACCGATGGGAAGTTATTGAGCTTTTACCCGAAGACTATTTTGATTTAGACCCTGATGAAAAAATCGAATGGGATTGCGTTTCTGAGTACAACCACGCAGTTGAATACTTAGATATCGAGCGAGAAAAGTTATCGCATACTAAACTGAAAATAGTTGATGATGAAGCAAATGTTACTGAGGTAATAAAAACAACTTTTTGGAATGATGGGAAAAATCAAATTGATGAACGAATAATAGATAGAGACACAGGAGGATCGGAGTGGTTAATGGTCATGACAATCAAGCTCCAAGATAATCCTAATATTTGGGAAATCTTGAGGTTGCAAAGAAAAGATGATGTTCCGATATTAGAGTTTCATTCTTTTATAACAGACAACGAAGATGGTTCTCAATCCGAAAGAATCATCTATCCGATATGCTAATAATAATTCAAATAGTAACGTTATTACTACAAACATCATGGCAAAAGTTATTATAGAAAACGTTTACAAAAGCTTTCAGACTCTTCGCAAGGATGAAGAGACAAAAATGAAGGATGAAAGCCTATTATTCAATTCGGGAAACTCATCTTATCCGAGTAAAATTGACAGTAATATTCATACTTCTAGCCACACAGTTTTGCGCCGTATTAATTTGTCGGTGCAAGATGGCGAATTTATGGTTTTGGTGGGGCCTTCGGGATGTGGAAAAAGTACGCTATTGCGGTCAATTGCTGGTCTGGAATCTCTAACTGGCGGTAATATTTGGGTGGGCGATCGCTTAGTTAACGATTTACCTCCCAAGGAGCGCGATATCGCTATGGTGTTTCAAAATTACGCTCTCTATCCCCACTTGACTGTTTATGATAATTTGGCTTTTGGCTTGCGGCGGGGGAAGAGGAGCGGGGGAGCAGGGGAGCGGGGGAGCAGAGGAGCAGGGGAGCAGGGGAGCGGGGGAGAGGGGGAGACTGGGAGAAGGAAAACTACACCTCTTCATCCTTTATTTGAGGAGTTGTTAACCGCAGCGACGCGAAAGTTGCCTAAAGGTTTGCGCTATTGGTCTGAGCAGGAAAAAGCTGTGGATGAGCGGGTGCGGATTGTTGCTCAACTGTTGCAGATTGAGTCTCTTTTACATCGTTTGCCAAAGCAACTTTCAGGTGGTCAAAAGCAGCGAGTGGCTTTGGGCCGAGCAATGGCTCGAAATCCTCAAGTATTTTTAATGGACGAACCCTTATCTAATTTAGATGCAAAATTGAGGGCGGAAACTAGGGCGCAGATTGTGCAGTTACAGCGACAATTGGGGACTACGACTATTTATGTCACCCATGACCAAATTGAGGCGATGACGATGGGCGATCGCATTGCGGTGATGAATCAAGGTCAGATTCAACAGGTGGCGAAACCTCTCGAACTTTACAATCAACCGGCTAACTTATTTGTAGCTCAATTCATTGGTTCGCCGCCGATGAATTTTCTACCCGTGCAGTTTACGGCTCCGTTGCTGGTTTCTCATCCGCAGTTTCGTTTCACTTTACCTGAGATTTGGGCAATGGCGCGTAGGGGAACTCCGCCGTTACAAAGTTATGACGGGCGATCGCTAATTTTGGGGATTCGGCCGGAACATTTGAGTATTAGTCCCCCTGCGACTAAAAATCTGCTGGTAGAAGTGGAAATTATTGAGGCTTTGGGCCATGAAACCTATTTATGGGTTTGTTTAGCGGAGGCTAGGGAAATCCGGTTACAGGTACGAATTGGGTCTGAACGTTCGGTTAGTCTTGGAGAAAAGCTTTGGCTGGCGATCGCACCTGATAAAATTCATCTCTTTGACCCCGACACTGGTTTAGCAATTTTTACTAATTAGTACAGTGGGCGCTAAGTAGAAGGAAGAAGGAAGAGGGAAGAAGGAAGAATGCTTATACAGTCGGCTTTTTAGTCATCTGTATTTTACGTTAAATTAGGTGGATTTACTTATCAGAGAATAATATTTATCGTTCATCGAAATACAGTGGTTTTTAACAGTGGTTTTCAATTGATTATTGCCCTCTTCCCCTAAATTGCCCTCTTCCCCCCTCTTCTTCTCTTCCCCTAGTCCCTAGCCCCTCTTCCTCTCTTCCTCTCTTCCTCTCTTCCTCTCTTCCTCTCTTCCTCTCTTCCTCTCTTCCTCTCTTCCCCTAGTCCCTAGCCCCTAGCCCCTAGCCCCTCTTCCTCTCTTCCCCTAGCCATAGTTGCCATCTTTCCCAAAACCTGTTACATTAATTTACATAAGTTGACAAAAGTTAATTCACGGAGTTCGCACCATGCAAGACGAAAAACGCAACATTTGGGCTTGGGGCTTCACAGAGGGAGCTGAAAATTGGAATGGTCGCTTGGCAATGCTTGGCTTCGCTAGTGCTGTGATTATTGAATTAGTTTCTGGTCAAGGCGTACTCCACTTCTGGGGATTGATGTAATCTCCAACTAGCAATATTTTAGACATCAAGAAGTTTGGGAGTTCCTTTGGGGACTCCCAAATTTTTGATTAGGCGATCGGTATTAGAGCTAACATCTCTAGCTCTAATACCGATCGCTCTATAGGAGGATGCTTGAAGGAAAAATTACCGGATATACTCTTTGAGAATACTATTCCGGTTGGGATGACGTAATTTACGCAATGCTTTGGCTTCGATTTGCCGAATCCGTTCGCGAGTGACGTTGAAAATTTGACCAATTTCCTCCAACGTCTTCATCCGTCCGTCATCTAACCCATATCTGAGTCGTAAAACATCCCGTTCGCGAGGGCTTAAAGTGTCTAAAACACTTTCTAAGTCTTCGCGTAAAAGGTTCTTAGAAACTTGATCTTCAGGAGTTTCGCCGTCGGATTCGATGAAGTCTCCCAAGCGTGAATCTTCCTCTTTGCCGATCGGAGTTTCTAAGGAAATTGGCAATTGTGCAGATTTAGCAATAAATCGCAATTTTTCGATGGTCATTTCCATGCGAGTAGCGATTTCTTCCTCTGTGGGTTTGCGGCCCATTTCTTGGGAGAGGAGTTTAGTCGTTTTCTTGATCCGGGAGATGGTTTCGTAAAGGTGAACGGGCAGGCGAATTGTGCGCGATTGATCTGCGATCGCTCTAGTAATTGCTTGGCGAATCCACCAAGTTGCATAGGTTGAGAACTTATAACCCTTTTCGTGGTCAAATTTCTCAGCGGCCCTAATTAAGCCGAGACTACCTTCCTGAATTAAATCTTGGAAAGATAGTCCCCTATTCATGTATTTCTTGGCAATGGAAACCACTAAACGGAGGTTTGACTGCACCATTTTATCTTTTGCCCGCCGACCTAAATGCAGCCGATGGCGAAAAGCGGGCAGTGGCATACCCACAGCATTAGCCCATTCATTATCTTTGGGATCTCGCTCTAATTCTTCGCAAAGTTGCTCTCG contains:
- a CDS encoding ABC transporter ATP-binding protein — encoded protein: MAKVIIENVYKSFQTLRKDEETKMKDESLLFNSGNSSYPSKIDSNIHTSSHTVLRRINLSVQDGEFMVLVGPSGCGKSTLLRSIAGLESLTGGNIWVGDRLVNDLPPKERDIAMVFQNYALYPHLTVYDNLAFGLRRGKRSGGAGERGSRGAGEQGSGGEGETGRRKTTPLHPLFEELLTAATRKLPKGLRYWSEQEKAVDERVRIVAQLLQIESLLHRLPKQLSGGQKQRVALGRAMARNPQVFLMDEPLSNLDAKLRAETRAQIVQLQRQLGTTTIYVTHDQIEAMTMGDRIAVMNQGQIQQVAKPLELYNQPANLFVAQFIGSPPMNFLPVQFTAPLLVSHPQFRFTLPEIWAMARRGTPPLQSYDGRSLILGIRPEHLSISPPATKNLLVEVEIIEALGHETYLWVCLAEAREIRLQVRIGSERSVSLGEKLWLAIAPDKIHLFDPDTGLAIFTN
- the rpoD gene encoding RNA polymerase sigma factor RpoD; this encodes MIQTNNVLETKIQPEIETIELLANARGVLPESEIELFIDDEGDDREDFLDAQPEEDDAKSGSKVAKARRRAQAKKKHYTEDSIRLYLQEIGRIRLLRADEEIELARKIADLLELERIREQLCEELERDPKDNEWANAVGMPLPAFRHRLHLGRRAKDKMVQSNLRLVVSIAKKYMNRGLSFQDLIQEGSLGLIRAAEKFDHEKGYKFSTYATWWIRQAITRAIADQSRTIRLPVHLYETISRIKKTTKLLSQEMGRKPTEEEIATRMEMTIEKLRFIAKSAQLPISLETPIGKEEDSRLGDFIESDGETPEDQVSKNLLREDLESVLDTLSPRERDVLRLRYGLDDGRMKTLEEIGQIFNVTRERIRQIEAKALRKLRHPNRNSILKEYIR